Proteins encoded within one genomic window of Nitrospira sp.:
- a CDS encoding lactonase family protein, translating to MRERCTINHTPCRWVRSVPARTDQSPTKNVILVGVRILSCYTRNERSHTPRHTKGHHMNTRMSSWLALPLLLLTGCPSGGGGDGGFGNGGGISSRIAYVANSGSNNVSGYMIATTGALTTIGGSPFSGVTAPSAVTVSVNGSFVYVTNHGGANSVSAFTVNSTTGALTPVAGSPFVAGTTPNAVTVSPNGNFLYVANGGGNVSAYTITASTGVLTPVAGSPFVAGTTPNAVTISPNGNFLYVANGGGDVSAYTITAGTGVLTPVAGSPFPAATTPNAVIVSPNGNFLYVANSGGNVSAYTITAGTGALTPAAGSPFAAGTTPNAVTVSPNGNFLYVTNGSSDNVSMFTIDGATGALTSPATIAAGTSPSGVSIEPSGLFLYVANGGSNNVSAYTITAGTGALTPVSGTLGNPFPAGTTPSGIATPGRP from the coding sequence ATGAGGGAGCGATGCACGATCAATCATACTCCATGCCGATGGGTCCGCAGTGTGCCAGCGAGAACCGATCAGAGTCCAACAAAAAACGTCATTTTAGTTGGTGTACGTATTTTATCGTGCTATACGAGAAATGAGCGATCTCATACTCCGAGACACACAAAAGGACACCACATGAACACACGAATGTCGTCATGGCTCGCCTTGCCGCTCCTGCTGTTGACCGGCTGCCCAAGTGGAGGTGGTGGGGATGGGGGATTTGGAAACGGCGGTGGAATAAGCTCGCGAATCGCGTATGTCGCGAATAGCGGATCCAACAATGTGTCTGGGTACATGATCGCGACAACCGGAGCTCTGACCACCATTGGTGGGTCTCCATTTTCTGGTGTAACGGCCCCATCTGCGGTTACTGTGTCCGTCAACGGCTCATTCGTCTATGTGACAAATCATGGTGGCGCGAACAGTGTATCGGCATTCACGGTCAACAGCACGACGGGCGCGTTAACGCCGGTAGCAGGGTCACCCTTTGTGGCTGGAACCACGCCCAATGCAGTGACGGTCTCCCCCAACGGAAACTTCTTATATGTCGCAAATGGCGGTGGAAACGTTTCAGCCTACACCATCACGGCAAGCACGGGCGTACTCACACCGGTAGCAGGGTCACCCTTTGTGGCTGGAACCACGCCCAATGCGGTGACGATCTCCCCCAACGGAAACTTCTTATATGTCGCAAATGGCGGTGGAGACGTTTCAGCCTACACCATCACGGCAGGCACGGGCGTACTCACGCCGGTGGCAGGGTCACCCTTTCCAGCTGCGACCACCCCCAATGCGGTGATAGTCTCCCCCAATGGAAACTTCTTATACGTCGCAAATAGCGGTGGAAACGTGTCAGCCTACACCATCACGGCAGGCACAGGCGCACTCACGCCGGCAGCCGGTTCACCCTTTGCGGCTGGAACCACCCCCAACGCGGTGACGGTCTCCCCTAACGGAAACTTCTTATATGTGACGAATGGCAGCAGCGACAATGTGTCGATGTTCACAATTGATGGAGCTACAGGAGCATTGACATCACCAGCCACAATTGCTGCTGGCACATCGCCAAGCGGAGTTTCCATCGAACCGAGTGGTCTATTTTTATACGTCGCCAATGGTGGCAGTAATAATGTATCAGCTTATACCATCACAGCAGGAACTGGCGCTCTGACTCCAGTCAGTGGGACGTTGGGAAACCCGTTTCCCGCAGGAACGACACCGTCTGGTATCGCCACGCCCGGTCGACCGTAA
- a CDS encoding CPBP family intramembrane metalloprotease, with protein MNDQALSIGQSSDFPQHDQPAAPKPSIAPYGSRWSLVVSGVCAGILVAALGTVLWFSVTLPKLQRFEDPDRALDLMVSRTLDTQDSLRRAPTWQQWMADWTMGSDEEAREQAIQWYRELVETTDDPLSKLRLAILLGESGQETAALTETKGWQDRGTSALLFGQLIDAAYGTQPLDRTQEIELQAVLAETLPSGWFYDHLAARLARRAGNQDLLLTVEEQGALREDRVQQWIRPLISFESICLVIGSLMLLGIARLRGQRMNILRLHGPGVPPPWSGETAAAVILRGGALGVVTTALILSTPSFQHVSLRALAIPLANLPLLVLAYIQLLKPAGLTFTNGFGLGIKREDLGRLACTVLAVVAAGLWGEWAMGRAAEFLHLNNHWTEWFDRDLVWGTPPIIAVSILEYVVFAPIFEELAFRGLLFAMLRRRLEFLPAALISTSLFALAHGYSLIGFISVFWSGFLWAWIYERTGSLIPGMVAHAMNNLLVCLTVMALLR; from the coding sequence ATGAACGATCAGGCACTTTCAATCGGACAATCATCGGATTTCCCACAGCATGACCAACCGGCAGCTCCCAAGCCATCGATTGCCCCGTATGGCTCTCGATGGTCGCTGGTTGTGAGCGGGGTCTGCGCCGGCATCCTGGTGGCGGCACTCGGCACCGTGCTGTGGTTTTCGGTGACCCTTCCCAAACTCCAGCGATTTGAGGACCCAGATCGCGCGCTTGATCTGATGGTCAGCCGTACGTTGGACACACAAGACAGCCTTCGTCGAGCGCCGACATGGCAGCAATGGATGGCTGACTGGACGATGGGCAGCGATGAGGAAGCGAGAGAACAAGCAATTCAATGGTACCGGGAGCTGGTTGAGACGACCGATGATCCTCTCTCCAAGCTTCGGCTGGCCATCCTACTCGGGGAGTCCGGGCAAGAAACAGCAGCACTCACTGAGACCAAGGGGTGGCAAGACCGCGGTACCTCTGCATTGTTATTTGGACAACTAATCGACGCGGCGTATGGCACCCAGCCACTTGATAGGACCCAAGAAATAGAATTGCAGGCGGTATTGGCAGAGACGTTGCCGAGCGGATGGTTCTATGATCACCTGGCTGCACGGCTGGCACGACGAGCGGGCAACCAGGATCTCCTCCTGACGGTTGAAGAGCAGGGTGCACTCAGGGAAGATCGGGTTCAGCAATGGATCCGCCCGTTGATCTCGTTCGAATCGATATGCCTGGTGATAGGGTCGCTCATGCTCTTGGGTATTGCCAGACTGCGGGGACAGCGGATGAACATCCTGCGTCTCCATGGACCCGGCGTTCCGCCTCCGTGGTCTGGAGAAACTGCCGCTGCCGTCATCCTGCGTGGCGGTGCCTTAGGAGTCGTGACGACCGCTCTGATTCTGTCTACTCCGTCATTTCAGCATGTGTCGTTGCGCGCATTGGCCATTCCATTGGCGAACCTACCGCTGCTCGTCCTTGCCTATATCCAATTGCTCAAGCCGGCCGGCCTAACGTTCACGAACGGCTTCGGTCTCGGAATCAAGCGAGAGGACCTTGGACGCCTCGCCTGCACCGTGCTCGCAGTGGTCGCAGCCGGACTCTGGGGTGAATGGGCCATGGGACGTGCCGCCGAATTCCTGCATCTAAATAACCACTGGACGGAATGGTTTGATCGGGATCTTGTGTGGGGAACTCCACCCATCATAGCCGTGAGCATACTCGAGTACGTCGTCTTCGCGCCGATCTTCGAGGAACTTGCGTTTCGTGGGTTGCTGTTCGCGATGCTTCGTCGCCGGTTGGAATTCCTTCCCGCCGCCTTGATCAGTACCAGTCTCTTTGCGCTGGCCCATGGCTATAGCTTGATTGGATTCATCAGCGTGTTTTGGAGCGGGTTCCTCTGGGCGTGGATCTACGAACGGACGGGGAGCCTGATTCCCGGCATGGTTGCCCACGCGATGAACAATTTGCTCGTGTGCCTTACGGTGATGGCGTTGCTTCGTTGA
- a CDS encoding alanine--glyoxylate aminotransferase family protein, which yields MESFLAPRRLLLGPGPSMVHPRVLQALATPLVGHLDPTFLQVMTDIQILLRRVFSTTNQFTIAVSGTGSAGMEAAIVNIVEPGDAVIVGINGVFGTRLSTIVERCGGKAIRLEVPWGQVIAPDMIAAALQQSYPVKAVALVHAETSTGACQPLEPLSSLCRTYNVLLIVDAVTSLGGIPVEVDRWGIDVCYSATQKCLSCPPGLAPLTLSDRALSVIKNRRFPCQSWYLDLSLIAEYWTEHNRAYHHTAPISMLYALREALRLIDEEGLPARFARHQLNSRALLAGLKALGLDPLPPPDRRLPTLICVTLPAHIDEAAIRSQLLEKFGIEIGGGLGPLKGKVWRIGLMGESSTEANVLTLLNALEEIGIRRGWVSTPGVALQAAAHVYSGGR from the coding sequence ATGGAGAGTTTTCTCGCTCCGCGACGACTGCTTCTGGGGCCAGGCCCCAGCATGGTGCATCCTCGGGTACTCCAAGCATTGGCCACTCCGCTAGTCGGACATCTGGACCCGACATTCTTGCAGGTGATGACCGACATTCAGATCCTCTTGCGCCGTGTCTTCTCGACGACGAATCAATTTACGATTGCCGTTTCAGGGACTGGATCGGCTGGAATGGAAGCGGCGATTGTCAATATCGTTGAACCAGGCGATGCTGTCATCGTGGGCATTAACGGTGTGTTTGGTACCCGACTTTCCACAATCGTTGAGCGCTGCGGAGGCAAGGCCATTCGACTGGAAGTTCCGTGGGGGCAGGTGATCGCGCCAGATATGATTGCCGCGGCGCTCCAGCAATCGTATCCGGTGAAGGCCGTTGCGCTGGTGCATGCAGAAACATCGACGGGGGCGTGCCAACCCCTCGAACCACTCAGTTCCCTGTGTCGCACGTACAATGTGCTGCTGATCGTCGATGCGGTCACCTCGCTTGGTGGAATCCCTGTGGAAGTTGATCGATGGGGCATCGATGTGTGCTACAGCGCCACGCAAAAGTGTCTCAGTTGCCCGCCTGGATTGGCTCCCCTGACGCTCAGTGACCGTGCCCTTTCGGTCATCAAGAATCGCCGCTTCCCTTGTCAAAGCTGGTATCTAGACCTGTCCCTCATTGCGGAGTACTGGACAGAGCACAACCGAGCCTACCACCATACGGCACCGATTTCGATGCTCTATGCGCTCCGGGAGGCATTACGCCTGATCGACGAAGAAGGGCTTCCCGCCCGGTTTGCCCGCCATCAACTGAATAGTCGTGCGCTGCTCGCAGGGCTGAAGGCGCTCGGTCTCGACCCGTTGCCTCCCCCTGATCGGCGGCTTCCGACGCTGATCTGCGTGACCCTTCCAGCGCACATCGATGAGGCAGCCATCCGCTCCCAGTTATTGGAAAAATTCGGCATCGAAATCGGCGGTGGCCTTGGCCCACTCAAGGGAAAAGTCTGGCGAATCGGATTAATGGGAGAATCGTCGACGGAGGCCAATGTCCTGACTCTTCTCAACGCATTGGAGGAGATTGGTATTCGTCGCGGTTGGGTTTCAACTCCTGGCGTTGCGCTACAAGCGGCTGCGCATGTTTATAGTGGAGGACGGTAG
- a CDS encoding amidohydrolase family protein, translating to MTIAIHHVRLIDGTGDHHDNATLLVRGTKISAVGPSNEVKIPQGAVRIDGRGLSIIPGLIDCHVHLCLGGEPDVIATLESEQPSYTLLKSARHAKATIDAGFTTVRDVGSRDHSIFTLKQAIESGVMPGPRIVGAGLAICMIGGHARFIGQEVEGIEQVRKVVAEQVAAGAGVIKIIASGGVLTPGTSPDEAQMTMEELAAAVDAAQQAGKRVAAHAHGAAGMKNAIHAGVRSIEHATLLDDESGALMKRYGVYMVPTLSALATTAASRPGCGIPDSALHKAKAMTKRHRASFKAAHQSGIAIAMGTDAGTPFNYHGDNAQELERMVAFGMTPMEAIVASTATAACLIGIQDSVGTVTKGMEADLVILQGNPLRRIEVLRDRDKIMGVMKAGKFVSGPLART from the coding sequence GTGACGATTGCCATTCATCACGTGCGCCTCATTGATGGGACGGGAGACCATCACGATAACGCGACGCTGCTCGTGCGCGGTACCAAAATCTCGGCAGTCGGCCCAAGCAACGAGGTCAAAATTCCTCAAGGAGCTGTCCGTATCGACGGCCGTGGCCTCTCGATTATCCCAGGACTCATCGACTGTCATGTCCATCTGTGCTTGGGCGGAGAGCCGGACGTTATCGCCACACTCGAATCAGAGCAGCCCTCCTATACGTTGTTGAAGTCGGCTCGGCATGCGAAGGCAACGATTGACGCTGGATTTACCACGGTGCGCGACGTGGGATCTCGGGATCATTCGATCTTCACGTTGAAACAGGCGATCGAATCTGGCGTGATGCCCGGGCCACGCATCGTCGGTGCAGGACTCGCTATCTGTATGATTGGTGGCCACGCACGGTTCATCGGCCAAGAGGTTGAAGGAATCGAACAAGTCAGGAAGGTTGTGGCGGAACAGGTCGCTGCCGGCGCGGGAGTCATCAAGATCATTGCCTCGGGGGGAGTGCTGACGCCCGGCACCTCGCCGGATGAGGCCCAAATGACGATGGAGGAGTTGGCGGCAGCGGTCGATGCGGCACAGCAAGCGGGGAAGCGAGTCGCCGCCCATGCCCACGGCGCCGCCGGCATGAAGAACGCGATTCATGCAGGGGTGCGATCGATCGAACATGCGACCTTGTTGGACGACGAGTCGGGAGCACTCATGAAGCGGTACGGAGTCTACATGGTCCCGACCCTTTCAGCTCTGGCGACGACGGCGGCCAGCCGGCCCGGCTGCGGTATCCCGGACAGTGCACTCCACAAGGCTAAAGCGATGACCAAGCGCCACCGAGCCAGCTTCAAAGCCGCCCATCAGAGTGGTATCGCCATTGCCATGGGCACCGATGCCGGCACGCCGTTCAATTACCACGGGGATAACGCGCAGGAGCTGGAACGGATGGTCGCGTTTGGCATGACGCCGATGGAGGCCATTGTCGCCTCAACCGCCACGGCAGCCTGTCTCATCGGGATTCAGGACTCAGTCGGAACCGTGACCAAAGGAATGGAAGCTGATCTTGTGATCCTACAAGGAAACCCTCTTCGACGGATCGAGGTCCTACGAGACCGGGACAAAATTATGGGCGTGATGAAAGCCGGCAAGTTTGTGTCGGGACCGCTCGCCAGAACGTAA
- a CDS encoding GNAT family N-acetyltransferase, with the protein MSKSASDLTPPEKLSAEHDLAGFDCGATLLDDWLRRRALANEENGSSRTYVVSAAKRIVGYYTLAVGAVAHAGAPGRVKRNMPDPVPVMVLGRLAVDKDFQSRGIGSGLLRDAVLRNVQAAEIAGIHAILVHAISEAAKRFYQSYGFIASPIDPMTVMITLAEARKTLGDKSGKYPYSV; encoded by the coding sequence ATGAGCAAATCGGCCTCTGACCTCACCCCGCCTGAAAAACTTTCAGCAGAGCACGATCTTGCCGGCTTTGATTGCGGAGCAACTCTCCTCGATGATTGGCTCCGCCGGCGAGCCCTCGCCAATGAAGAAAACGGCTCATCGCGCACCTACGTGGTTTCTGCTGCAAAGAGGATAGTGGGATATTATACCCTCGCCGTGGGGGCGGTTGCGCATGCCGGCGCACCGGGACGTGTGAAACGCAACATGCCTGACCCTGTGCCGGTTATGGTGCTGGGGCGCCTTGCCGTCGATAAGGACTTCCAGAGCCGAGGGATCGGAAGCGGGCTGCTGCGCGATGCGGTTCTTCGTAACGTCCAGGCTGCGGAGATCGCAGGCATCCACGCCATCCTGGTCCATGCAATATCGGAGGCTGCGAAGCGTTTTTATCAGAGCTACGGTTTCATCGCTTCGCCGATTGACCCAATGACAGTGATGATCACTCTCGCGGAAGCGAGAAAAACGCTCGGTGATAAGAGCGGGAAATACCCGTACTCGGTTTAA
- a CDS encoding DUF1778 domain-containing protein, with protein MATMTRGAGRGETINLRASQKQKMLIDRAAELLGRTRSDFMLETACREAETVLLDCRYFGLSSNAFKRFTAMLDKPPASNSKLRRLLETRAPWDK; from the coding sequence ATGGCCACTATGACAAGAGGGGCGGGGCGAGGGGAAACGATCAACCTGCGCGCCAGTCAAAAGCAGAAAATGCTGATTGACCGGGCGGCGGAGTTGCTCGGACGCACTCGGTCTGATTTCATGCTGGAAACAGCGTGCAGGGAAGCTGAAACAGTGCTGCTCGATTGTCGATATTTCGGACTGTCCTCGAATGCGTTCAAACGCTTCACGGCCATGCTCGACAAGCCTCCGGCAAGCAATTCGAAACTGCGACGGCTCCTTGAAACAAGAGCTCCGTGGGATAAATGA
- a CDS encoding type II toxin-antitoxin system HicB family antitoxin produces MKTFTVCLEWDPETNLYVGFVPGISGAHTQGRSLDELQKNLKEVLGLCLEEYQDAGEDLPRFVRLQ; encoded by the coding sequence ATGAAGACGTTTACTGTTTGTTTGGAATGGGACCCAGAAACAAACTTGTATGTTGGCTTTGTGCCTGGGATTTCAGGGGCGCATACACAAGGGAGAAGCTTGGACGAATTGCAGAAGAATCTAAAAGAAGTGCTGGGGTTATGTCTTGAAGAATATCAAGATGCCGGCGAAGATCTGCCACGGTTTGTCAGACTCCAGTAA
- a CDS encoding BrnT family toxin — protein sequence MPKPSFEWNEEKDILNQKKHGVSFEEAQQAFDDPKRIIVRDLDHEKGEKRFFCLGLVERNVLTVRFSYRKKRVRIYGAGYWRQGRKRYAQENQIHQ from the coding sequence GTGCCTAAACCAAGTTTTGAATGGAATGAAGAGAAAGACATCCTCAACCAAAAGAAGCATGGTGTTTCCTTTGAAGAAGCTCAACAGGCCTTTGACGATCCCAAGCGCATCATTGTTCGAGATCTTGATCATGAAAAAGGCGAGAAGCGGTTCTTCTGCCTCGGATTGGTCGAGAGGAATGTTCTAACGGTACGATTTTCATATAGAAAGAAGCGCGTACGAATTTACGGAGCAGGATACTGGCGGCAAGGGAGGAAACGCTATGCGCAAGAAAATCAGATACACCAATGA
- a CDS encoding CopG family transcriptional regulator: MRKKIRYTNERLTMGDRVADFLPPPSALVKREPTTKVTLELTQSSLAFFKKQAKRAHVPYQRMLRGLIDAYAKQYDVAV, from the coding sequence ATGCGCAAGAAAATCAGATACACCAATGAGCGCTTGACCATGGGGGACCGTGTCGCAGATTTCCTGCCACCACCTTCGGCCTTAGTCAAGCGTGAGCCAACCACAAAGGTTACGCTTGAGCTGACGCAGAGCAGTCTTGCGTTCTTCAAAAAACAGGCCAAGCGTGCACATGTACCCTATCAACGAATGTTACGCGGTCTCATCGATGCCTATGCAAAGCAATACGACGTTGCGGTGTGA
- a CDS encoding DUF2283 domain-containing protein, with translation MKLNYYPDTDSLYIDLSEQPSVESREVTEGIVLDYDAAGHLVGIDIDNASRKVELKQLTLSKLPLLVQTISA, from the coding sequence ATGAAGCTCAATTATTATCCTGATACCGATTCGCTGTATATCGATCTTTCAGAACAACCGAGCGTCGAAAGTCGAGAGGTCACTGAAGGTATCGTTCTCGATTACGATGCCGCGGGACATCTTGTGGGGATCGACATCGACAACGCGAGCCGAAAGGTCGAGCTGAAACAGCTCACGCTCAGCAAGCTGCCGCTGCTTGTACAGACCATTTCCGCCTAA
- a CDS encoding type I restriction endonuclease subunit R gives MHSSSDSKYPTADASSSVLREDTIEYGFIGTLQGLKYDYRSDIIDRASLERNFREKFEALNRVHLTDAEFARLLDEIVTVDVFTAAKTLREINAFTRDDGTPLNYSLVNLKDWCKNTFEIVNQLRINTDNSHHRYDVLLLINGVPCVQIELKTLGISPRRAMEQIVNYKNDPGNGYTRTLLCFLQLFIVSNRDRTYYFANNNARHFAFNADERFLPVYEFADEANKKITHLDDFAARFLMKCALGKTISRYMVLIQSEQKLMIMRPYQVYAVQQIVQCIEDDAGNGYIWHTTGSGKTLTSFKASTLLKLNDHIHKCLFVVDRKDLDRQTREEFNRFQEGCVEENTNTAALVRRLRSEDYADKVIVTTIQKLGLALDEDSKRNKQRKKNDQPTYKELLEQLQDKRIVFIFDECHRSQFGENHKAIKAFFPKAQLFGFTGTPIFEQNASLQKIEDTQASMRTTEDLFQKQLHAYTITHAIEDGNVLRFHVDYFKPKEETGKKAPKPGEAIAKRAVFEAIFAKHDAATAGRRFNAILATSSINDAIEYHGLFKTVQAEKQAADPEFQPLNIACVFSPPAEGDKDVQQIQEDLPQEKTDNEQDPEGKKAALKDILADYNARYDTNHKLGEFDLYYQDVQKRIKDQQWPNADYPHAQKIDITIVVDMLLTGFDSQYLNTLYVDKNLKHHGLIQAFSRTNRVLNGTKPYGNILDFRQQQAEVDVAIALFSGEKTGEQAWEIWLVDKAPVVIQKLEVAVQQLDSFMKSQGLDTTPEAVPNLKGDAARACFIERFKEVQRLKTQLDQYTDLTEENRAAIAAKHGLATDTLQSFVDGILDRMIFDAEQLGDLFAPLDLGWKARTQAELALMADLHPLLTKRDGGRDISGLRAYEQ, from the coding sequence ATGCATAGTTCCTCTGACAGCAAGTACCCAACCGCCGACGCATCTTCCTCCGTCCTCCGCGAGGACACGATCGAATACGGCTTCATCGGCACGCTGCAGGGCCTGAAATATGACTACCGCTCGGACATCATCGACCGAGCCTCGTTGGAAAGGAACTTCCGCGAAAAGTTCGAGGCCTTGAACCGTGTCCACCTGACAGACGCTGAGTTCGCCCGACTCCTCGACGAGATCGTCACCGTCGATGTCTTCACCGCCGCCAAGACCCTGCGGGAGATCAACGCGTTCACTCGCGACGACGGCACGCCGTTGAACTACTCCCTCGTCAACCTCAAGGACTGGTGCAAGAACACCTTCGAGATCGTCAACCAGCTCCGCATCAACACGGACAACAGCCACCACCGCTACGATGTCCTCCTGCTCATCAACGGCGTGCCCTGCGTGCAGATCGAGCTGAAGACGCTCGGCATCAGTCCGCGCCGAGCCATGGAGCAGATCGTCAACTACAAGAACGACCCCGGCAACGGCTACACTCGGACGCTGCTCTGCTTCCTCCAGCTCTTCATCGTCAGCAACCGCGACCGCACCTACTACTTCGCCAACAACAACGCCCGCCACTTCGCCTTCAACGCCGACGAGCGCTTTCTGCCCGTCTATGAGTTCGCCGACGAGGCGAACAAGAAGATCACGCATCTCGACGACTTCGCGGCCCGCTTCCTCATGAAGTGCGCCCTCGGCAAGACCATCAGCCGCTACATGGTGCTTATCCAGAGCGAGCAGAAGCTCATGATCATGCGGCCCTACCAGGTCTATGCCGTGCAGCAGATCGTGCAGTGCATCGAGGACGACGCGGGTAACGGCTACATCTGGCACACCACCGGCAGCGGAAAGACGCTGACTTCCTTCAAGGCCTCCACGCTGCTCAAGCTCAACGACCACATCCACAAGTGTCTGTTCGTCGTGGACCGCAAGGACCTCGACCGCCAGACCCGCGAGGAATTCAACCGCTTCCAGGAAGGCTGCGTCGAGGAAAACACCAACACCGCCGCCCTCGTCCGCCGTCTGCGCTCCGAGGACTACGCGGATAAGGTCATCGTCACCACCATTCAGAAGCTCGGCCTCGCGCTGGATGAAGATAGCAAGCGCAACAAGCAGCGGAAGAAGAACGATCAGCCCACCTACAAGGAGCTATTGGAGCAACTACAAGATAAACGCATCGTCTTCATCTTCGACGAATGCCACCGCTCGCAGTTCGGCGAGAATCACAAGGCCATCAAAGCGTTCTTCCCCAAGGCCCAGCTCTTCGGTTTCACCGGCACGCCCATCTTCGAGCAGAACGCCAGCTTGCAGAAGATCGAGGACACGCAAGCGTCGATGAGGACCACGGAGGACCTCTTCCAGAAGCAGCTCCACGCCTATACCATCACCCACGCCATCGAGGACGGGAACGTCCTGCGCTTCCATGTGGACTACTTCAAGCCCAAGGAGGAGACGGGCAAGAAGGCACCGAAGCCCGGCGAAGCCATCGCCAAACGCGCCGTCTTCGAGGCCATCTTCGCCAAGCACGACGCCGCTACCGCGGGACGCCGGTTCAATGCCATTCTCGCTACTTCGTCCATCAATGACGCCATCGAATATCACGGCCTGTTCAAGACCGTGCAGGCGGAAAAGCAGGCCGCCGATCCCGAGTTCCAGCCGCTGAACATCGCCTGCGTCTTTTCCCCGCCAGCCGAAGGCGACAAGGACGTGCAGCAGATACAGGAAGATCTGCCGCAGGAAAAGACCGACAACGAGCAAGACCCCGAGGGCAAAAAAGCCGCGCTGAAAGACATTCTTGCTGACTACAACGCCCGCTACGACACCAATCACAAGCTCGGCGAGTTCGACCTTTACTACCAAGACGTGCAGAAGCGCATCAAAGACCAGCAGTGGCCCAATGCCGACTACCCTCACGCGCAGAAGATCGACATCACCATCGTGGTGGACATGCTGCTCACCGGCTTCGATTCCCAATACCTGAACACGCTCTACGTGGACAAAAATCTCAAGCACCACGGCCTCATCCAGGCCTTCTCCCGCACTAACCGCGTGCTCAACGGCACCAAGCCCTACGGCAACATCCTCGACTTCCGCCAGCAGCAGGCCGAGGTGGATGTCGCCATCGCGCTCTTCTCCGGCGAGAAAACCGGCGAGCAGGCGTGGGAAATCTGGCTCGTGGACAAGGCCCCCGTGGTCATCCAGAAGCTGGAGGTCGCCGTGCAGCAGCTCGACAGCTTCATGAAGTCGCAGGGGCTCGACACCACGCCGGAAGCCGTGCCGAACCTCAAAGGCGATGCCGCCCGCGCCTGTTTCATCGAGCGCTTCAAGGAAGTCCAGCGCCTCAAGACCCAGCTGGACCAATACACCGACCTCACTGAGGAGAACAGAGCCGCCATCGCCGCCAAGCACGGACTCGCCACCGATACCCTGCAAAGCTTCGTGGACGGCATCCTGGACCGCATGATCTTCGATGCCGAGCAACTCGGCGACCTCTTCGCCCCGCTCGACCTCGGCTGGAAGGCCCGCACCCAGGCCGAACTCGCCCTCATGGCCGATCTGCATCCTCTCCTCACAAAACGCGACGGGGGGCGCGACATCTCAGGACTTCGCGCATATGAGCAGTAA